The following proteins are encoded in a genomic region of Mycobacterium kiyosense:
- the fadD19 gene encoding long-chain-fatty-acid--CoA/3-oxocholest-4-en-26-o ate--CoA ligase: MVAVALNIADLAEHAIDAVPDRVALICGDEQLTYAQLEEKSNRLGHYLLDHGVQKGDKVGLYCRNRIEIVIAMLGIIKAGAILVNVNFRYVEGELRYLFENSDMVALVHERQYSDRVANVLPDTPNVKTILVVEDGSDKDYRRYGGVEFYEAIAEGSPERDFDERSADDIYLLYTGGTTGFPKGVMWRHEDIYRVLFGGTDFATGEFIKDEYDLAKAAAANPPMVRYPIPPMIHGATQSATWMSIFSGQTTVLAPEFNADEVWRTIHTHKVNLLFFTGDAMARPLLDALLAHQDAGNEYDLSSLFLLASTAALFSPSIKEKFLELLPNRVITDSIGASETGFGGTSIVTKDSPPSGGPRVTIDHRTVVLDEDGNEVKPGSGKRGFIAKKGNIPVGYYKDEKKTAETFKTINGVRYAIPGDYALVEEDGSVTMLGRGSVSINSGGEKIYPEEVEAALKGHPDVFDALVVGVPDPRYGQHVAAVVQAREGARPSLAELDRFVRSEIAGYKVPRSLWFVDEVKRSPAGKPDYRWAKEQTEARPADDVHAAHVTA, translated from the coding sequence TTGGTGGCCGTGGCTCTGAATATTGCTGACCTCGCCGAGCACGCCATCGACGCTGTGCCCGACCGTGTAGCCCTCATCTGCGGTGACGAGCAGTTGACCTACGCCCAACTGGAAGAGAAGTCCAACCGCCTCGGGCACTACCTGCTCGACCACGGGGTGCAAAAAGGCGACAAGGTGGGCCTGTACTGCCGCAACCGCATCGAGATCGTGATCGCGATGCTTGGCATCATCAAAGCGGGCGCCATCCTGGTCAACGTCAACTTCCGCTATGTCGAGGGCGAACTGCGTTACCTGTTCGAGAACTCCGACATGGTGGCGCTGGTACATGAGCGCCAGTACTCCGACCGGGTCGCCAACGTGTTGCCGGACACCCCCAACGTCAAGACGATCCTGGTGGTCGAGGACGGCTCCGACAAGGACTACCGGCGCTACGGCGGCGTCGAGTTCTACGAAGCGATCGCCGAGGGCTCCCCGGAGCGGGACTTCGACGAGCGCAGCGCCGACGACATCTACCTGCTCTACACCGGTGGCACGACGGGCTTCCCGAAGGGCGTGATGTGGCGCCACGAGGACATCTACCGGGTGCTGTTCGGCGGAACCGACTTCGCCACAGGCGAATTCATCAAAGACGAGTACGACCTCGCCAAGGCCGCGGCCGCCAACCCGCCGATGGTCCGCTACCCGATCCCGCCGATGATCCACGGCGCCACCCAATCGGCCACCTGGATGTCGATCTTCAGCGGCCAAACCACCGTGCTGGCACCGGAATTCAACGCCGACGAGGTGTGGCGCACCATCCACACGCACAAGGTGAACCTGCTGTTCTTCACCGGTGACGCGATGGCCCGCCCGCTGCTGGACGCTCTGCTGGCCCATCAGGACGCCGGCAACGAGTACGACCTGTCGTCGCTGTTCCTGCTCGCCAGCACCGCCGCGCTGTTCTCGCCGAGCATCAAGGAGAAATTCCTCGAGCTGCTGCCGAACCGGGTCATCACCGACTCGATCGGGGCATCCGAGACCGGATTCGGCGGCACCAGCATCGTCACAAAGGATTCCCCGCCCAGTGGGGGACCCCGCGTCACCATCGACCACCGCACCGTCGTCCTCGACGAAGACGGCAACGAGGTCAAGCCCGGCAGCGGTAAGCGCGGCTTCATCGCCAAAAAGGGCAACATTCCGGTCGGCTACTACAAAGACGAGAAGAAGACCGCCGAGACGTTCAAGACCATCAACGGAGTGCGCTACGCGATCCCCGGTGACTACGCACTGGTCGAAGAGGACGGCAGCGTCACCATGCTGGGCCGCGGCTCGGTGTCGATCAACAGCGGCGGTGAGAAGATCTACCCCGAAGAGGTAGAGGCGGCGCTCAAGGGCCATCCCGACGTGTTCGACGCGTTGGTGGTCGGGGTCCCCGACCCGCGCTACGGACAGCACGTCGCGGCTGTGGTGCAGGCCCGGGAGGGAGCACGCCCGTCGCTGGCCGAGCTGGACCGGTTCGTGCGCTCGGAGATCGCGGGATACAAAGTGCCGCGCAGTCTTTGGTTCGTCGACGAGGTGAAGCGCTCACCGGCCGGCAAGCCGGACTACCGCTGGGCCAAGGAGCAGACCGAGGCCCGGCCGGCCGACGACGTGCACGCCGCACACGTGACCGCCTGA
- the echA19 gene encoding enoyl-CoA hydratase, translating into MSETPANESGPDALVEQRGHTLIVTMNRPHRRNALSTEMMQIMVEAWDRVDNDPDIRVCVLTGAGGYFCAGMDLKTATAKPPGDSFKDGSYDPSRIDALLKGRRLTKPLIAAVEGPAIAGGTEILQGTDIRVAGESAKFGISEAKWSLYPMGGSAVRLVRQIPYTVACDLLLTGRHITATEAKEIGLIGHVVPDGQALTKALEIAEVISNNGPLAVQAILKTIRETEGMHENEAFKPDTANGIPVFLSEDAKEGPRAFAEKRAPQFKMR; encoded by the coding sequence GTGTCTGAGACGCCAGCAAACGAATCTGGACCGGACGCACTGGTCGAGCAGCGTGGTCATACCCTGATCGTGACGATGAACCGACCGCATCGCCGCAACGCGCTGAGCACCGAAATGATGCAGATCATGGTCGAGGCGTGGGACCGCGTCGACAACGACCCCGACATCCGCGTCTGCGTTCTGACCGGCGCCGGTGGCTACTTTTGCGCTGGGATGGACCTCAAGACGGCAACCGCGAAGCCGCCGGGCGACTCGTTCAAGGACGGCAGCTACGACCCGTCACGGATCGATGCCCTTTTGAAGGGCCGGCGGCTGACGAAACCGTTGATCGCGGCCGTCGAGGGCCCCGCGATCGCCGGTGGCACCGAGATTCTGCAGGGCACCGATATCCGGGTGGCGGGCGAGAGCGCCAAGTTCGGCATTTCCGAGGCGAAGTGGAGTCTGTATCCGATGGGCGGATCCGCGGTGCGCCTGGTCCGCCAGATCCCCTATACGGTGGCGTGCGACCTGCTGCTGACCGGACGACACATCACCGCCACCGAGGCCAAGGAGATCGGGCTGATCGGCCACGTCGTGCCCGACGGTCAGGCGCTGACCAAGGCGTTGGAGATCGCCGAGGTGATCTCCAACAACGGGCCGTTGGCGGTCCAGGCGATCCTGAAGACCATCCGCGAGACCGAGGGCATGCACGAGAACGAGGCGTTCAAGCCCGACACCGCTAACGGTATCCCGGTGTTCTTGTCCGAGGACGCCAAGGAGGGGCCCCGGGCGTTCGCCGAGAAGCGAGCGCCGCAGTTCAAGATGCGCTAA
- a CDS encoding cytochrome P450 → MTSTIPETILNIDLADGNFYADGVGAREAYRWMRLNQPIFRDRNGLAGATTYQAILDAERNPELFSSTGGIRPDQPGMPYMIDMDDPAHLVRRKLVNAGFTRKRVKDKEAAIGELCDTLIDAVCERGECDFVRDIAAPLPMAVIGDMLGVLPSDREMLLKWSDDLVCGLSSHIDPTSVEFQTVMEAFAGYTAFTMDLIGKRRAEPTDDLYSILINAEVEGQRMSDDEIVMETLLILIGGDETTRHTLSGGTEQLVRNRAQFAELVADPSLLPGAIEEMLRWTSPVKNMCRTLTADAEFHGTSLKAGEKIMLLFESANFDESQFDQPEVFDIRRNPNSHLAFGFGTHFCMGNQLARLELSMMTERVLRRLPDLRLADESALPLRPANFVSGLESMPVVFTPSAPVLS, encoded by the coding sequence ATGACTTCGACTATCCCTGAGACGATCCTGAACATCGACCTGGCCGACGGCAACTTCTATGCCGACGGAGTCGGGGCGCGGGAGGCGTATCGCTGGATGCGGTTGAATCAGCCCATCTTTCGTGACCGCAACGGATTGGCCGGCGCGACAACGTATCAGGCCATCCTCGATGCCGAACGCAATCCGGAGCTGTTCTCCAGCACCGGCGGAATCCGGCCCGACCAGCCGGGCATGCCGTACATGATCGACATGGACGATCCGGCGCACCTGGTGCGGCGCAAGCTGGTCAACGCGGGCTTCACCCGTAAGCGGGTCAAGGACAAGGAAGCCGCGATCGGCGAACTGTGCGACACGCTGATCGACGCGGTGTGCGAACGCGGCGAGTGCGACTTCGTCCGCGACATCGCCGCGCCGCTGCCGATGGCAGTGATCGGCGACATGCTCGGGGTGCTGCCCTCGGACCGGGAGATGCTGCTGAAGTGGTCCGACGACCTGGTGTGCGGGCTCTCGTCGCACATCGACCCGACGTCCGTGGAATTCCAGACGGTGATGGAGGCGTTCGCCGGATACACCGCGTTCACCATGGACCTGATCGGCAAGCGTCGCGCCGAGCCCACCGACGACCTCTACTCGATCCTGATCAACGCCGAGGTCGAGGGCCAGCGGATGTCGGACGACGAGATCGTCATGGAGACGCTGCTGATCCTGATCGGCGGCGACGAGACCACCCGGCACACGCTGAGCGGCGGCACCGAACAGCTGGTGCGCAACCGTGCGCAGTTTGCGGAGCTGGTGGCCGACCCGTCGTTGCTGCCGGGTGCGATCGAGGAGATGCTGCGCTGGACCTCGCCGGTGAAGAACATGTGCCGGACGTTGACGGCTGACGCCGAATTCCACGGCACCTCGCTGAAGGCCGGGGAGAAGATCATGCTGCTGTTCGAGTCGGCGAACTTCGACGAGTCGCAGTTCGATCAGCCAGAGGTATTCGATATCCGGCGGAACCCTAACTCGCACTTGGCCTTTGGCTTCGGAACGCACTTCTGCATGGGCAATCAGCTGGCCCGGCTGGAGCTGTCGATGATGACCGAACGGGTGTTGCGGCGGCTGCCGGATCTGCGGTTGGCCGACGAGTCGGCGTTGCCGCTGCGGCCGGCGAACTTCGTGAGTGGGCTGGAGTCGATGCCGGTGGTGTTCACGCCGAGCGCGCCGGTGTTGTCGTAG
- a CDS encoding LLM class F420-dependent oxidoreductase, producing MKLGLQLGYWGARPPENHAELVAAAEEAGFDAIFTAEAWGSDAYTPLAWWGRETKRVRLGTSVVQLSARTPTACAMAALTLDHLSGGRHILGLGVSGPQVVEGWYGAKFPKPLARTREYIDIVRQVWARSAPVTSAGPHYPLPLTGAGTTGLGKSLKPITHPLRADIPIMLGAEGPKNVALAAEICDGWLPIFYSPRMADTYNEWLDEGFARPGARRSREDFEICATAQVVVTDDRPGTFAAVKPFLALYMGGMGAEDTNFHADVYRRMGYAEVVDEVTKLFRSDRKDEAAKVIPDELVDDAMIVGDLDYVRKQIEVWEAAGVTMMVVGARSVEQVRDLAALT from the coding sequence ATGAAGCTCGGTCTGCAACTCGGATATTGGGGCGCCCGGCCGCCGGAGAACCACGCGGAACTTGTCGCCGCAGCCGAAGAGGCCGGATTCGATGCGATCTTCACCGCCGAGGCGTGGGGGTCGGACGCCTACACGCCGCTCGCCTGGTGGGGGCGGGAGACGAAGCGGGTACGACTGGGCACCTCGGTGGTGCAGCTGTCCGCGCGTACCCCGACGGCGTGTGCGATGGCCGCGCTGACGTTGGACCACCTCTCCGGTGGGCGGCACATCCTGGGGCTCGGCGTGTCCGGGCCGCAGGTGGTCGAAGGCTGGTACGGAGCCAAGTTCCCCAAGCCGCTGGCCCGCACCCGCGAGTACATCGACATCGTGCGCCAGGTGTGGGCCCGCTCGGCTCCGGTCACCAGTGCCGGCCCGCACTACCCGCTGCCGTTGACCGGTGCGGGCACAACGGGTTTGGGCAAGTCGTTGAAGCCGATCACACACCCGTTGCGTGCCGACATCCCGATCATGCTGGGCGCCGAGGGGCCCAAGAACGTCGCGCTGGCCGCCGAGATCTGCGATGGCTGGCTACCCATCTTCTATTCGCCGCGGATGGCCGACACCTACAACGAATGGCTGGACGAGGGGTTCGCCCGGCCGGGTGCCCGGCGCTCGCGAGAGGACTTCGAGATCTGCGCGACGGCGCAGGTGGTGGTGACCGACGACCGGCCCGGGACGTTCGCCGCGGTCAAGCCGTTCCTGGCGTTGTACATGGGCGGCATGGGTGCCGAGGACACCAACTTCCACGCCGACGTCTACCGCCGGATGGGCTACGCCGAGGTGGTCGACGAGGTCACCAAACTCTTCCGGTCCGACCGCAAGGACGAAGCGGCGAAGGTGATCCCCGACGAACTCGTCGACGACGCCATGATCGTCGGCGACCTGGACTACGTGCGTAAGCAAATCGAAGTCTGGGAGGCGGCCGGCGTCACCATGATGGTGGTCGGCGCCCGCAGCGTTGAGCAGGTACGCGACCTCGCCGCGCTGACCTGA
- a CDS encoding DNA-binding protein — protein MSFDYTRSVGPTLGKFFTALRDRRVLGVRGSDGRVHVPPPEYDPVTYEPLGEMVPVASVGTVVSWTWQPEPLGGEPLDRPFAWALIKLDGADTPLIHAVDAKTPDQIKTGDRVRVHWADETVGAITDIAYFVPGDEEEPVEPASSDKDPVTMIVTPVSLTIQHTASHEESAYLRAIAQGKLIGARTGESGKVYFPPHGADPATGLPTTEFVELPDKGTVTTFAIINIPFQGQRIKPPYVAAYVLLDGADIPFLHLVADVDAHEVRMGMRVEAVWKPREEWGFGIDNIEYFRPTGEPDADYDTYKHHL, from the coding sequence TTGTCCTTCGACTACACCCGTTCGGTGGGTCCCACGCTAGGGAAGTTCTTCACCGCACTGCGTGATCGCCGCGTTCTGGGAGTACGCGGTTCCGATGGCCGGGTGCACGTGCCGCCACCGGAATATGACCCGGTCACCTACGAGCCGCTGGGCGAAATGGTACCGGTGGCCAGCGTCGGGACCGTGGTGTCCTGGACCTGGCAGCCCGAGCCGCTCGGCGGTGAGCCGCTGGACCGCCCGTTCGCCTGGGCACTGATCAAACTCGACGGCGCCGACACCCCCCTGATCCACGCGGTCGACGCGAAGACGCCGGACCAGATCAAGACCGGCGACCGGGTGCGCGTGCACTGGGCCGACGAGACGGTGGGCGCGATCACCGACATCGCCTACTTCGTGCCTGGCGACGAGGAAGAGCCGGTCGAACCGGCCTCCTCCGATAAAGACCCGGTCACCATGATCGTCACCCCGGTCTCGCTGACCATCCAGCACACCGCCTCGCACGAGGAGAGCGCTTACCTGCGGGCGATCGCGCAGGGCAAGCTGATCGGGGCCAGGACCGGCGAATCCGGAAAGGTGTACTTCCCGCCGCATGGCGCCGACCCGGCCACCGGCCTGCCCACCACCGAATTCGTCGAACTGCCCGACAAAGGCACGGTGACGACGTTCGCCATCATCAACATCCCGTTCCAGGGCCAGCGCATCAAACCGCCGTACGTGGCGGCCTACGTGCTGCTCGACGGCGCCGACATCCCGTTCCTGCACCTGGTCGCCGACGTCGACGCGCACGAGGTCCGGATGGGCATGCGGGTGGAGGCGGTCTGGAAACCCCGCGAGGAGTGGGGATTCGGCATCGACAACATCGAGTACTTCCGGCCCACCGGCGAACCGGACGCCGACTACGACACCTACAAGCACCACCTGTAA
- a CDS encoding lipid-transfer protein — protein MSDRNVAVVGFAHAPHVRRTDGTTNGVEMLMPCFAQLYQDLGITKSDIGFWCSGSSDYLAGRAFSFISAIDSIGAMPPINESHVEMDAAWALYEAYIKILTGEVQTALVYGFGKSSAGILRQILTRQTDPYTVAPLWPDSVSLAGLQARVGLDSGKWTAEQMAQVALDSFAQSERNDSVQPAESIDELLSRPFFNDPLRRHDIAPITDGAAAIVLAAGDRARELRENPAWITGIEHRIETPALGLRSDLTVSASTAASAKAAKNGNDAIEVAEIHAPFTHQHLILTEAIGLTDSTKVNPSGGALAANPMFVAGLERIGFAAQHIWNGSAGRVLAHATSGPALQQNLVAVMEGQN, from the coding sequence ATGAGTGATCGCAACGTTGCGGTGGTCGGCTTTGCCCACGCTCCGCATGTCCGCCGCACCGACGGCACCACCAACGGTGTCGAGATGCTGATGCCGTGCTTCGCCCAGCTCTACCAGGACCTGGGCATCACCAAGTCCGACATCGGCTTCTGGTGCTCGGGTTCCTCGGATTACCTTGCCGGACGGGCCTTTTCGTTCATCTCGGCGATCGACTCGATCGGTGCCATGCCGCCGATCAACGAGTCGCACGTCGAGATGGATGCGGCCTGGGCGCTGTACGAGGCTTACATCAAGATCCTCACCGGCGAGGTGCAGACCGCGCTGGTGTACGGATTCGGCAAGTCCTCGGCGGGAATCCTGCGCCAGATCCTGACCCGGCAGACCGACCCCTACACCGTCGCGCCGCTGTGGCCGGACTCGGTGTCGTTGGCCGGCCTGCAGGCTCGGGTCGGTTTGGACTCCGGTAAGTGGACCGCCGAGCAGATGGCGCAGGTCGCTCTCGACTCGTTCGCCCAATCGGAGCGCAACGACTCGGTGCAGCCGGCCGAGAGCATCGACGAGCTGCTCTCGCGGCCGTTCTTCAACGACCCACTGCGACGGCACGACATCGCCCCGATCACCGACGGCGCCGCGGCGATCGTGCTGGCCGCCGGTGACCGGGCTCGCGAGCTGCGCGAAAACCCGGCCTGGATAACGGGAATCGAGCATCGGATCGAGACGCCCGCGCTCGGGCTGCGCAGCGACCTGACGGTGTCGGCGTCCACCGCGGCGTCGGCCAAAGCGGCCAAGAACGGCAACGACGCGATCGAGGTCGCCGAGATCCACGCCCCGTTCACCCACCAGCATCTGATCCTGACCGAGGCGATCGGGTTGACCGACAGCACCAAAGTGAATCCGTCCGGCGGCGCGCTGGCCGCGAACCCGATGTTCGTCGCCGGGCTGGAACGTATCGGCTTTGCGGCACAACACATCTGGAACGGCTCGGCGGGGCGGGTGCTGGCGCACGCCACCAGTGGGCCTGCGCTGCAACAGAATCTGGTCGCGGTCATGGAAGGACAGAACTGA
- the ltp3 gene encoding acetyl-CoA acetyltransferase, translating into MAGAGANLAAVLGTGQTKYVAKRKDVSMNGLVREAIDRALEDSGSTFDDIDAVVVGKAPDFFEGVMMPELFMSDAMGATGKPLIRVHTAGSVGGSTAIVAASLVQSGKYRRVLAMAWEKQSESNAMWALSIPIPFIKPVGAGAGGYFAPHVRSYIRRSGAPNHIGAMVAVKDRLNGARNPLAHLHQPDITVEKVMQSPMLWDPIRYDETCPSSDGAAAVVIGNEESADARLAQGHPVAWIHATALRTEPLQFSGRDQVNPQASRDAAAALWKGAGITSPIDEIDAAEIYVPFSWFEPMWLESLGFAPEGEGWKLTEAGETAIGGRLPVNPSGGVLSSNPIGASGLIRFAEAAIQVMDKGGDHQVPNVRKALGHAYGGGAQYYSMWVVGKDKPQRTGE; encoded by the coding sequence ATGGCCGGCGCAGGAGCCAACCTGGCCGCGGTGCTGGGCACCGGGCAGACCAAGTACGTCGCCAAGCGCAAGGACGTGTCGATGAACGGCCTGGTGCGCGAGGCCATCGACCGCGCACTGGAAGACTCGGGGTCCACCTTCGACGATATCGACGCGGTCGTGGTGGGCAAGGCGCCCGACTTCTTCGAGGGCGTGATGATGCCCGAGCTGTTCATGTCCGACGCGATGGGCGCCACCGGCAAGCCGCTGATCCGGGTGCACACCGCTGGCTCGGTCGGCGGTTCCACCGCGATCGTGGCGGCCAGCCTGGTGCAGTCGGGCAAGTACCGCCGCGTGCTGGCGATGGCGTGGGAGAAGCAGTCGGAGTCGAATGCCATGTGGGCGTTGTCGATTCCGATCCCGTTCATCAAGCCGGTCGGTGCCGGTGCGGGCGGATACTTCGCGCCGCACGTGCGGTCCTACATCCGCCGGTCCGGGGCGCCCAATCACATCGGCGCCATGGTGGCGGTCAAGGACCGGCTGAACGGGGCGCGTAACCCGTTGGCGCATCTGCACCAGCCCGACATCACCGTCGAGAAGGTGATGCAATCCCCCATGCTGTGGGACCCGATCCGTTACGACGAGACTTGCCCGTCCTCCGACGGCGCCGCGGCCGTGGTGATCGGCAACGAGGAGAGCGCCGATGCGCGGCTGGCGCAGGGACATCCGGTGGCCTGGATCCACGCCACCGCGCTGCGCACCGAGCCGCTGCAGTTCTCCGGTCGCGACCAGGTGAACCCGCAAGCCAGCCGGGACGCTGCCGCCGCGTTGTGGAAGGGCGCCGGGATCACCAGCCCCATCGACGAGATCGACGCCGCCGAGATCTATGTGCCGTTCTCCTGGTTCGAGCCGATGTGGTTGGAGAGCCTGGGTTTCGCCCCGGAGGGCGAAGGCTGGAAGCTCACCGAGGCCGGCGAGACGGCGATCGGCGGACGGCTTCCGGTGAACCCGTCCGGCGGGGTGCTCTCGTCCAACCCGATCGGCGCCTCCGGCCTGATCCGCTTCGCCGAAGCCGCGATTCAGGTGATGGACAAGGGCGGCGACCACCAGGTGCCGAATGTGCGAAAGGCGTTGGGCCACGCCTACGGTGGCGGCGCCCAGTACTACTCGATGTGGGTGGTCGGTAAGGACAAACCGCAGCGGACCGGCGAATGA
- a CDS encoding LLM class F420-dependent oxidoreductase — protein sequence MKYTCSIAMGQIDQLIELAKTAEEVGFDSIALPDSIFYFEKQSVDYPYTADGKRMFDENTPWVDPLILAGAMGAVTTKLRFYTNVMKLGSRNPLLVARQVGSVANLTNNRFGFGVGIGWAPEEFEWCGVPYQRRGKRVDEMIEVIKLVLAGGMVEFHGEFYDFDRLQMSPAPSEPVPFYVGGHTDVALRRAARVGDGWTSAMMTHAELAETITKLNELRAEYGRAEKPFEFQAVCIDKFGLDGHRELAEIGVTDYITVPWIFDGHGFDAPLDKKQDSLKRFADNYIHSGWQDK from the coding sequence ATGAAGTACACCTGCAGCATCGCGATGGGTCAGATCGACCAGCTGATCGAACTGGCCAAGACCGCCGAAGAGGTCGGGTTCGACTCGATCGCGCTGCCGGATTCGATCTTCTATTTCGAGAAGCAGTCCGTCGACTACCCCTATACCGCGGACGGTAAGCGGATGTTCGACGAGAACACGCCCTGGGTGGACCCGCTGATCCTGGCGGGCGCGATGGGCGCGGTCACCACCAAGCTGCGGTTCTACACCAACGTGATGAAGCTGGGGTCGCGCAACCCGTTGTTGGTGGCCCGACAGGTGGGTTCGGTGGCCAACCTGACCAACAACCGGTTCGGCTTCGGGGTCGGGATCGGCTGGGCGCCCGAGGAATTCGAGTGGTGCGGGGTGCCTTATCAGCGCCGCGGCAAGCGCGTCGACGAGATGATCGAGGTCATCAAGCTGGTACTGGCCGGCGGCATGGTCGAATTCCACGGCGAGTTCTACGATTTCGACCGGCTGCAGATGAGCCCGGCGCCCAGCGAGCCGGTGCCGTTCTACGTGGGCGGCCACACCGACGTGGCGCTGCGCAGAGCGGCCCGCGTGGGCGACGGCTGGACCAGCGCGATGATGACGCATGCCGAGCTGGCCGAGACGATCACCAAGCTCAACGAGCTGCGCGCCGAATACGGCCGCGCGGAAAAGCCTTTCGAGTTCCAGGCGGTGTGCATCGACAAGTTCGGGCTGGACGGACATCGCGAGCTCGCCGAGATCGGGGTGACCGACTACATCACCGTGCCCTGGATTTTCGACGGTCACGGCTTCGACGCGCCGCTGGACAAGAAGCAGGATTCGTTGAAGCGCTTCGCCGACAACTACATTCATTCCGGTTGGCAGGACAAGTGA
- a CDS encoding gamma carbonic anhydrase family protein, whose product MPLFSFEGRAPKVDPTAFVAPTATLIGDVTVEAGASVWFNAVLRGDYAPVVVREGANVQDGSVLHAPPGIPVDIGPGATVAHLCVIHGAHIGSEALIANHATVLDGAVIGARCMVAAGSLVVGGTQVPPGMLVTGTPAKVKGPIEGTGAEMWVNVNPQAYRDLAQRHIAGLKPV is encoded by the coding sequence ATGCCGCTGTTCAGTTTCGAGGGTCGCGCGCCGAAGGTCGATCCCACCGCGTTCGTGGCCCCGACGGCGACCCTGATCGGTGACGTCACCGTCGAAGCGGGCGCGTCGGTCTGGTTCAACGCGGTACTGCGCGGTGACTATGCGCCGGTAGTCGTTCGCGAGGGCGCGAACGTCCAGGATGGGTCGGTGCTGCACGCGCCGCCCGGTATCCCCGTCGACATCGGTCCTGGCGCCACGGTCGCACACCTGTGCGTCATTCACGGCGCCCACATCGGCTCGGAGGCCCTGATCGCCAACCATGCCACGGTGCTGGACGGCGCCGTGATCGGCGCTCGCTGCATGGTGGCAGCGGGGTCGCTGGTCGTCGGGGGCACCCAGGTACCGCCGGGGATGCTGGTGACCGGCACCCCGGCAAAGGTCAAGGGGCCCATTGAGGGAACCGGCGCCGAAATGTGGGTCAACGTCAACCCGCAGGCTTATCGTGATCTGGCACAGCGGCACATCGCCGGGTTGAAACCGGTTTAG
- the kshA gene encoding 3-ketosteroid-9-alpha-monooxygenase, oxygenase component, protein MTTDTSDVGVREIDAGDLPTRYARGWHCLGVAKDFQDGKPHSVQAFGTKLVVFADSQGDIKVLDGYCRHMGGDLSMGTVKGDEVACPFHDWRWGGDGRCKLVPYAKRTPKRARTRAWTTDVRGGLLFVWHDHEGNPPDPAVRIPEIPEAHSDEWTEWRWNRILIEGSNCRDIIDNVTDMAHFFYIHFGLPTYFKNVFEGHIASQYLHNVGRPDVDDLGTSYGEAHLDSEASYFGPSFMINWLHNSYGGYKAESILINCHYPVTQDSFVLQWGVIVEKPKGMDEKMTDKLSRVFTEGVSKGFLQDVEIWKHKTRIDNPLLVEEDGAVYQMRRWYQQFYVDVADITPEMVERYEIEVDTSRANEFWNAEVAENMKAREAEAVSDEVPAEQH, encoded by the coding sequence ATGACTACCGACACAAGCGACGTCGGCGTCCGGGAGATCGATGCCGGCGACCTGCCGACCCGCTACGCGCGCGGCTGGCACTGCCTGGGCGTCGCGAAGGACTTTCAGGACGGCAAACCGCATTCGGTTCAGGCGTTCGGCACCAAGCTGGTGGTGTTCGCCGACTCACAGGGCGACATCAAGGTTCTCGACGGCTACTGCCGGCACATGGGCGGCGACCTGTCCATGGGCACCGTCAAGGGCGACGAGGTGGCCTGCCCGTTCCATGACTGGCGCTGGGGCGGCGACGGTCGCTGCAAGCTGGTGCCGTATGCCAAGCGCACCCCCAAGCGGGCCCGCACCCGGGCCTGGACCACCGACGTGCGCGGTGGCCTGCTGTTCGTCTGGCACGACCACGAGGGCAATCCGCCCGACCCGGCAGTCCGCATTCCCGAGATTCCCGAGGCGCACAGCGACGAGTGGACCGAGTGGCGGTGGAACCGCATCCTCATCGAGGGATCCAACTGCCGCGACATCATCGACAACGTCACCGACATGGCGCACTTCTTCTACATCCATTTCGGGTTGCCGACGTACTTCAAGAACGTCTTCGAGGGTCACATCGCCTCGCAGTACCTGCACAATGTGGGCCGGCCCGACGTCGACGACCTGGGCACGTCTTACGGTGAGGCGCACCTGGATTCGGAGGCGTCCTACTTCGGACCGTCGTTCATGATCAACTGGCTGCACAACAGCTACGGCGGTTACAAGGCCGAGTCGATCCTGATCAACTGCCACTACCCGGTCACGCAGGATTCGTTCGTGCTGCAGTGGGGTGTGATCGTCGAAAAGCCCAAGGGCATGGACGAAAAGATGACCGACAAGCTGTCGCGGGTGTTCACCGAGGGGGTCAGCAAGGGCTTCCTGCAGGACGTGGAGATCTGGAAGCACAAGACCCGGATCGACAACCCGCTGCTGGTCGAGGAGGACGGCGCCGTCTACCAGATGCGCCGCTGGTATCAGCAGTTCTACGTCGACGTCGCCGATATCACCCCAGAAATGGTGGAGCGCTATGAGATCGAGGTCGACACCTCCCGCGCCAACGAGTTCTGGAACGCCGAGGTGGCCGAGAACATGAAGGCCAGGGAGGCCGAAGCGGTGTCCGACGAAGTTCCCGCCGAGCAGCACTAG